The following are from one region of the Pygocentrus nattereri isolate fPygNat1 chromosome 20, fPygNat1.pri, whole genome shotgun sequence genome:
- the ogfod2 gene encoding 2-oxoglutarate and iron-dependent oxygenase domain-containing protein 2, with amino-acid sequence MQRFYSCSCFCTDNIFLEEPGLHVRFISEEQFGRDYRSILRSLGCATDAQFNSVLQKIQAEVERRQNLEGRSAERKAVIKETYKPLHEHVYYLQESYLSPEFLNAAKYCQTEGASQEGLMDLIHSEAAPRVYRFPIFTKDFCREFVEELEHFEQSEAPKGRPNTMNNYGILLDELGFDEGLITPLRERYLRPLSSLLYPDCGGEWLDSHKAFVVKYAMHEDLDLSYHYDNAEVTLNASLGKDFTEGNLYFGDMKEVPLSETECVEVEHHVAEAVLHRGQQMHGALRISSGLRWNLIIWMRASRQRNRICPMCGRTPRLQPSQGYGDGFTAETSDSGWTCALT; translated from the exons ATGCAGAGGTTCTACAGCTGCAGCTGCTTCTGCACCGACAACATCTTCCTGGAGGAGCCCGGGCTGCATGTCCGCTTCATCTCCGAGGAGCAGTTCGGGAGAGACTATCGGAGC ATCCTCAGGTCTTTGGGTTGTGCCACTGATGCCCAGTTCAACAGCGTTCTCCAAAAA ATCCAGGCAGAAGTGGAGAGGCGCCAGAATCTCGAGGGTCGCTCAGCTGAAAGGAAAGCGGTCATTAAAGAAACGTACAAACCTCTTCATGAACATGTTTACTACTTACAG GAATCTTACCTGAGCCCGGAGTTCTTAAACGCAGCCAAATACTGTCAGACTGAAGGTGCCAGTCAGGAGGGGCTCATGGACCTAATTCACTCAGAGGCAG CTCCCAGAGTGTACCGTTTCCCAATCTTTACGAAGGACTTCTGCAGGGAATTCGTGGAAGAACTGGAGCACTTTGAGCAGTCTGAGGCTCCGAAGGGCAGACCAAACACTATGAACAACTATGGG ATCCTGCTAGATGAGCTAGGCTTTGATGAGGGTCTGATCACCCCACTGAGGGAGCGCTACCTGCGGCCACTGAGCTCACTGCTCTACCCGGATTGTGGGGGTGAGTGGCTGGACAGCCATAAGGCCTTCGTGGTGAAGTATGCCATGCACGAAGACCTGGACCTCAGCTATCACTACGACAACGCTGAGGTCACACTGAATGCCTCTCTGGGGAAAGACTTCACGGAAGGGAACCTGTACTTCGGAGACATGAAAGAG gtgcctctgagtgagacagagtgtgtggagGTGGAGCACCATGTGGCGGAGGCTGTTCTCCACCGGGGGCAGCAGATGCACGGTGCTTTGCGCATCTCCTCAGGCCTGCGCTGGAACCTCATCATATGGATGCGAGCATCTCGTCAAAGGAACCGCATTTGCCCAATGTGCGGCCGGACACCTCGACTGCAGCCCAGCCAGGGCTATGGGGACGGCTTCACCGCCGAGACCAGCGACTCTGGCTGGACGTGCGCCTTAACGTGA